The Coffea eugenioides isolate CCC68of chromosome 8, Ceug_1.0, whole genome shotgun sequence genome has a segment encoding these proteins:
- the LOC113779494 gene encoding disease resistance protein RPM1-like, whose translation MAETVLSFVLRQLSTFLHEEGRLLGGLRREVQFIMDELEQMRAFLREAEAREEDAQPTLQQWIKQVRDTAYDTEDILDDFVARFARHPATGFYGSVRRIFSSIKNLRARHRVASEIQSIKSRIKSISEAHQRYQSEYGISAQASNSLSAVNNTTWRYSRDDALLVEEAKLVGIDQPKKHLISELLEGNDYQLKVVSVVGMGGLGKTTLVKKVHEDPDVRRHFPVRAWVTVFQTCDFQDLLKDLIWQLHREGKKPVPQLIESLNITELKKFVKDFLQQAERYAIVFDDVWDVEFWNTIKFALPESSRGNRVMLTTRKADVASASCTESLGYIHRMEPLSFEDSWTLFCNKIFKGNSCPGHLMDVAKGILDKCEGLPLAILAISGLLALKDVNRAEEWEMVRRSLGGELEGTGKLDRVKKILSLSYSDLPWHLKTCLLYTSIYPEDYEIQCERLINLWIAERFLEWRGGMSIEDVAWGYLSELVNRSLIQVTRVFYEGIPDTCRIHDLLKEVIVLKSREQNMVTVTTGQPTMWPSDKVRRLVVHSSSSNNTQHQQQQRQNYCIDHLRSFITVGSTDPLLFKMWISEISRNSKLLKVLDLRGQEEIPNEIFNLFHLKYLNLHGTRVERIPKAIGKLQHLEFLDLRNTRVRELPMEIVKLQKLRFLRVYQQVDSSDDDYGSLGFKAPSNMGGLLALEVLLRIDASSGSTIIKEIGKLTQLRELGITNLRREDGKELCSSLANLTSLRELIVQSIGKGDDHEIIDLNHPSLSSSFLRSLRMLVLRGRLEKMPQWVAHLHGLVRIDLDWSGLRGEEDPLESLQHLPNLGEINFCGSYQGEGLCFKAGGFLMLKGMHLKRMEGLRWMRVEEGALPRLQKLFLEQLPSLEELPMGIQHLIKLQRLTLYEMSSQLREKLLENQKEESEDYTKIAHIPEILIGYYTDDGEWRRHSLWEEKKKKTLGCIKIY comes from the coding sequence ATGGCAGAAACTGTTCTCTCTTTTGTGCTGCGTCAACTCTCAACTTTTCTGCACGAGGAGGGACGACTATTGGGAGGGCTTCGGCGAGAGGTCCAATTCATCATGGATGAGTTGGAGCAAATGAGAGCTTTCTTGCGAGAGGCAGAAGCAAGAGAAGAAGATGCTCAACCCACGCTCCAACAATGGATCAAGCAAGTGCGAGATACTGCTTATGACACTGAGGACATTCTTGATGACTTTGTAGCTCGCTTTGCTCGGCATCCCGCAACAGGATTCTACGGCTCTGTTCGGAGAATTTTCAGCTCCATCAAGAATTTGAGAGCTCGTCATCGAGTTGCTAGCGAAATACAAAGCATCAAGTCCCGAATCAAAAGTATTTCTGAAGCTCATCAAAGATACCAATCCGAATATGGTATCTCTGCCCAAGCGTCCAACTCACTTTCGGCTGTGAACAACACAACCTGGCGCTATAGCAGAGATGACGCACTGCTTGTGGAAGAAGCTAAATTAGTTGGCATTGACCAGCCCAAGAAGCATCTAATTTCCGAGCTCCTCGAAGGGAATGATTACCAACTGAAAGTTGTTTCAGTGGTTGGTATGGGAGGACTTGGCAAAACTACCCTAGTGAAAAAAGTCCATGAGGATCCTGACGTTAGAAGGCATTTCCCAGTTCGTGCTTGGGTAACTGTCTTTCAAACATGTGACTTTCAGGATCTCCTGAAAGACTTGATTTGGCAGTTGCACAGGGAAGGGAAGAAACCAGTCCCACAATTGATCGAGTCTTTGAATATCACCGAGCTGAAAAAatttgtcaaagattttcttcaacaagctGAAAGGTATGCAATTGTTTTTGATGATGTATGGGACGTGGAATTTTGGAATACCATCAAATTTGCACTGCCCGAGAGCAGCCGCGGCAACCGTGTCATGCTAACAACTCGAAAAGCTGATGTAGCCTCTGCCTCTTGTACAGAATCTCTAGGTTATATCCACAGAATGGAGCCACTGTCCTTTGAAGATTCGTGGACCCTGTTTTGTAACAAGATCTTTAAAGGAAATAGTTGCCCTGGCCATTTGATGGATGTTGCCAAAGGTATATTGGATAAATGTGAGGGCTTGCCCCTTGCGATTCTTGCAATCAGTGGGCTTTTGGCTTTGAAAGATGTAAACAGAGCAGAGGAATGGGAGATGGTTCGACGCAGTCTTGGAGGTGAATTAGAAGGCACCGGTAAACTAGACAGAGTTAAAAAGATACTCTCTCTTAGTTACAGTGATTTGCCTTGGCATCTAAAGACATGTCTGTTGTACACAAGCATCTACCCAGAGGATTATGAAATACAATGCGAAAGACTAATTAATTTGTGGATTGCTGAAAGGTTTCTGGAATGGAGAGGAGGAATGAGTATTGAAGATGTAGCCTGGGGTTATCTCAGTGAACTCGTCAATAGAAGCCTAATTCAAGTGACTCGTGTGTTTTATGAAGGAATACCTGACACTTGTCGAATCCATGACCTATTAAAAGAAGTTATTGTTCTCAAGTCAAGGGAACAAAACATGGTCACAGTTACTACTGGACAACCAACGATGTGGCCGTCCGACAAGGTACGCCGTTTAGTAGTCCATAGTAGTAGCAGTAACAATACCCAGCACCAACAGCAACAAAGACAAAATTATTGCATTGACCACCTTCGGTCGTTCATTACTGTTGGATCCACGGACCCGCTACTATTCAAAATGTGGATATCTGAAATTTCACGGAATAGTAAGTTGTTAAAGGTCTTGGATTTGAGAGGTCAAGAGGAAATACCAAATGAGATTTTCAACTTGTTTCATCTCAAGTATCTGAACCTACATGGTACGAGAGTGGAGAGAATCCCAAAAGCCATTGGGAAGCTTCAACATTTGGAGTTTCTGGATTTGAGAAACACCAGAGTTAGGGAATTACCCATGGAAATCGTAAAGCTGCAAAAACTTCGGTTTCTCAGAGTATATCAACAAGTTGATTCTTCAGATGATGATTATGGATCTCTTGGATTTAAAGCTCCCTCGAATATGGGAGGGCTTCTTGCCCTAGAAGTATTACTCCGCATAGATGCAAGCAGTGGATCCACAATAATCAAGGAGATAGGAAAGCTGACCCAATTAAGAGAATTAGGTATTACAAATTTAAGAAGAGAAGATGGAAAGGAGCTCTGCTCCTCCCTTGCCAACCTCACCAGTCTTCGGGAATTAATCGTTCAATCAATTGGAAAAGGTGATGATCATGAGATAATCGATCTAAATCATCCATCTCTTTCTTCTTCGTTCCTTCGATCTCTTCGCATGCTGGTTTTGCGTGGCCGCTTAGAAAAAATGCCACAATGGGTAGCTCATCTTCACGGCTTGGTAAGAATAGATTTGGACTGGAGCGGGTTAAGGGGTGAGGAGGATCCGCTTGAATCCCTCCAACATTTGCCCAATTTGGGTGAAATTAATTTCTGTGGATCTTACCAGGGAGAAGGGTTGTGTTTCAAGGCTGGAGGGTTCCTAATGCTGAAGGGGATGCACTTAAAGAGAATGGAAGGGTTgagatggatgagagtggaggagGGTGCATTGCCTCGTCTCCAGAAACTATTTCTGGAACAACTTCCATCACTAGAGGAGTTGCCTATGGGTATCCAGCATTTGATCAAGCTTCAGCGGCTGACTTTGTATGAGATGAGTTCTCAATTGAGAGAGAAGCTGTTAGAGAATCAGAAGGAAGAAAGTGAGGATTACACAAAAATCGCACACATTCCTGAAATTCTCATTGGTTACTATACAGATGATGGGGAATGGAGACGCCACAGCCTGtgggaggagaagaagaagaaaacattAGGTTGTATAAAAATTTATTAG